In the Lascolabacillus massiliensis genome, one interval contains:
- a CDS encoding DNA polymerase III subunit gamma/tau, translating to MDTFIVSARKYRPSTFKSVVGQEALTTTLKNAIVGNKLAHAYLFSGPRGVGKTTCARIFAKTINCMNLTPDNEACNNCESCVAFNQQRSYNIHELDAASNNGVDDIRMLIEQVRIPPQIGKYKVYIIDEVHMLSQSAFNSFLKTLEEPPSHAIFILATTEKHKIIPTILSRCQVYDFNRINIADIVEHLQYVAQEEGVTAEAEALNVIAQKADGGMRDALSIFDQTASFTQGNITYRAVIENLNVLDYEYYFRLTNVILAGNVVDCLLILNDILNRGFEGQYIISGVASHFRDLLVCKDPKTASLFEVGASIRDQYIDTAKQCSNEFLYKAIEIANECDLNYRVSKNRRLLLELTLIKLCQLQENPTSAAEKKSSIKPIEKTASESKTSQTEVKRSDATPKAETAPIQKKTEQTPDETSKPTTPVKKKSALKGMGISILSLRDQKEEEPEEEKKASTGNGNNPFTEKELKEAWDEYAANLKGEPLLKNTMSLYHPRLISDVIFEVEVNTEINKEYLTNSSLSILSFLRSKVKNDDLTMTIKIAEVNAIKKPLTSREIFDEMAKKNPSLLKLSDEFGLELN from the coding sequence ATGGATACTTTTATTGTTTCTGCTAGAAAATACAGACCATCCACATTCAAAAGCGTGGTTGGGCAAGAGGCTCTGACAACTACATTAAAAAATGCCATTGTCGGCAATAAACTTGCGCATGCATATCTTTTCAGTGGTCCCCGCGGTGTCGGTAAAACCACCTGTGCACGCATTTTCGCGAAAACAATCAACTGCATGAACCTCACTCCCGATAACGAAGCATGTAACAATTGCGAGTCGTGCGTTGCATTCAACCAACAGAGGTCATACAACATCCATGAGCTTGATGCTGCATCCAACAACGGTGTAGATGATATTCGCATGCTGATCGAGCAGGTTCGCATCCCACCACAGATAGGCAAATACAAGGTTTATATTATCGATGAGGTACATATGCTCTCGCAATCTGCCTTCAACTCATTTCTAAAGACACTTGAAGAGCCTCCCTCCCACGCGATATTTATCCTTGCTACAACAGAGAAACATAAGATCATACCCACAATACTATCACGCTGTCAGGTTTATGACTTCAACCGTATAAATATTGCCGATATTGTTGAACATCTGCAATACGTTGCACAGGAAGAGGGCGTTACAGCCGAAGCAGAAGCACTGAATGTTATAGCACAAAAAGCGGATGGCGGTATGCGTGATGCACTATCAATATTTGATCAGACCGCAAGCTTCACACAGGGAAATATAACATACAGAGCAGTAATTGAAAACCTCAATGTACTTGATTACGAATACTATTTCAGACTTACCAACGTTATTCTTGCCGGCAATGTTGTAGATTGCTTGCTGATTCTTAACGATATCCTGAACCGTGGTTTTGAGGGACAATATATCATTAGTGGTGTAGCATCCCACTTCCGTGACCTGCTGGTCTGCAAGGACCCAAAGACAGCCTCTCTATTTGAGGTTGGTGCATCTATAAGAGATCAGTATATCGATACTGCAAAGCAATGTAGTAATGAATTCCTCTACAAAGCTATTGAGATTGCGAATGAGTGCGACCTCAACTACAGGGTTAGCAAAAACAGACGTCTGCTTCTTGAGCTTACACTAATTAAACTGTGTCAACTTCAGGAGAATCCCACATCTGCTGCAGAAAAAAAAAGTTCTATAAAGCCGATTGAGAAAACAGCCTCAGAATCAAAAACTTCGCAAACGGAAGTAAAGAGATCTGACGCAACACCAAAGGCAGAGACAGCTCCAATACAAAAAAAGACAGAACAAACACCTGATGAAACATCAAAGCCAACTACCCCTGTAAAGAAGAAATCTGCCTTAAAAGGAATGGGTATATCCATCTTATCTCTTAGAGATCAGAAAGAGGAAGAGCCCGAAGAAGAGAAAAAAGCAAGCACCGGCAATGGCAACAACCCATTCACGGAAAAAGAGCTTAAAGAAGCATGGGATGAATATGCAGCAAATCTCAAAGGAGAACCGCTACTCAAAAACACCATGAGCCTCTATCATCCCAGACTGATCAGTGATGTAATCTTCGAGGTAGAAGTAAATACCGAGATAAACAAAGAGTACCTTACAAACAGCAGTCTTTCAATCCTTTCATTTCTCAGAAGCAAGGTTAAGAACGACGATCTAACAATGACAATAAAGATTGCAGAAGTAAATGCTATCAAAAAACCACTCACCTCTCGAGAGATATTTGATGAGATGGCAAAAAAGAACCCTTCACTACTGAAACTGTCAGATGAATTTGGTCTGGAGCTGAATTAA
- a CDS encoding nitroreductase family protein — protein sequence MSFLDIAQKRYTTKKYDSSKKIDEHTIEKLKEILRLSPSSINSQPWKFTFVADEEIKSRLAEFSLGNREKVLDASHIVIFSVVKDAEAFENNKLKLLPEYTTTYYNRVLKPRGDEQIMTWLTSQVYLSLGFFLSATATLGIDSTPMEGINTKEYDAILKDDNYKTLFAVAIGYRDKEDENQPSLNPKFRLDAEDVIRSI from the coding sequence ATGAGTTTTTTAGATATAGCCCAAAAAAGATACACTACTAAGAAGTATGATAGCAGCAAAAAGATAGATGAACATACAATTGAAAAACTGAAAGAGATTCTAAGGTTAAGTCCATCATCAATAAACAGTCAGCCCTGGAAATTCACCTTTGTTGCCGACGAAGAAATAAAAAGCAGGTTAGCTGAATTCTCTTTAGGAAACAGAGAAAAGGTACTTGACGCCAGTCACATTGTTATTTTCAGTGTAGTCAAAGATGCGGAGGCTTTCGAGAATAACAAATTAAAACTTTTACCTGAATATACTACAACATATTACAATAGAGTATTAAAACCCAGGGGTGACGAGCAGATTATGACATGGCTCACCTCTCAGGTTTACCTATCTTTAGGATTCTTTTTGAGTGCCACAGCGACTTTAGGAATCGACTCCACTCCAATGGAAGGGATAAACACAAAAGAGTATGATGCAATATTAAAAGATGACAACTACAAGACACTGTTTGCTGTTGCCATAGGTTACAGAGACAAAGAGGATGAGAATCAGCCATCCCTGAACCCTAAATTCAGATTAGATGCTGAGGATGTAATCCGATCGATATAG
- a CDS encoding uracil-xanthine permease family protein yields MENKQLTPFYKTIVGVQFLFVAFGATVLVPLLVGLDPSTALFTAGVGTLVFHLVTKGIVPIFLGSSFAFIAPIVKATELYGLAGTLSGMVAVGFVYIVMSALVKWQGVKLIKRLFPPVVIGPVIMLIGLSLAGTGVDMAKEDWLLAIIALTTAIVVSLFAKGLLKLIPIFAGIIVGYIAAVILGRVDMSPITEAAWFGLPHFEKPEFSWGAILFMIPVAIAPVIEHVGDVYAVSQVAGKDFVKKPGLHRTMLGDGIACMIAGSIGGPPVTTYSEVTGAMVLTKVTDPVVIRIAAITGIVFSMIGKISAILKTIPGSVLGGIMLLLFGTIAATGINNMVSNKTDMGNTRNLIIVSLILTTGIGGAVLQIGEISMTGIGLSALIGVLLNLIIPQDKVEERSKE; encoded by the coding sequence ATGGAAAACAAACAACTCACTCCGTTTTATAAAACCATTGTTGGAGTGCAATTTCTTTTCGTTGCTTTCGGTGCAACAGTATTAGTTCCTCTCTTAGTCGGGCTCGATCCCTCAACAGCATTATTTACTGCAGGTGTTGGTACTCTGGTATTTCATTTAGTTACAAAGGGTATTGTTCCAATTTTCCTTGGAAGTAGTTTCGCATTTATTGCTCCAATAGTAAAAGCTACAGAGCTGTATGGTTTAGCTGGGACACTTTCTGGTATGGTAGCAGTTGGTTTTGTGTATATAGTTATGAGTGCACTTGTAAAATGGCAGGGGGTGAAGCTTATTAAAAGATTGTTTCCACCGGTGGTGATAGGTCCGGTAATTATGCTGATCGGTCTCTCTTTAGCCGGTACAGGTGTGGATATGGCAAAAGAGGACTGGTTGCTGGCAATCATTGCACTTACTACTGCAATTGTTGTGAGCTTGTTTGCTAAAGGGCTGCTAAAGCTTATCCCGATATTTGCAGGTATCATTGTTGGTTACATTGCAGCTGTGATCTTAGGAAGGGTAGATATGTCTCCTATTACTGAAGCTGCCTGGTTTGGTTTGCCTCATTTTGAGAAACCTGAATTTTCATGGGGCGCTATATTGTTCATGATACCTGTGGCAATTGCACCGGTAATTGAGCATGTTGGCGACGTATATGCAGTTAGCCAGGTGGCAGGAAAGGATTTTGTGAAGAAACCAGGTTTGCACCGCACAATGCTGGGAGATGGAATTGCTTGTATGATTGCTGGTTCAATTGGTGGACCTCCAGTTACAACATACTCCGAAGTTACAGGTGCTATGGTACTTACAAAAGTTACCGATCCTGTAGTTATTCGTATTGCAGCTATAACAGGAATTGTTTTCTCTATGATCGGAAAAATCAGTGCGATCCTTAAAACTATACCCGGATCTGTGCTGGGTGGTATTATGCTTTTATTATTTGGGACTATCGCAGCAACGGGTATCAATAATATGGTTTCTAACAAAACTGATATGGGGAATACCCGTAACCTGATAATTGTATCACTTATACTTACTACAGGAATTGGAGGTGCTGTTCTGCAGATTGGTGAAATTAGCATGACAGGCATTGGTTTGTCGGCACTCATAGGAGTATTGCTGAATCTGATCATCCCTCAAGATAAGGTGGAAGAAAGAAGCAAAGAGTAG
- a CDS encoding DUF5106 domain-containing protein — MRNILSLCSFTLLIVILSAVSCSSGKEYQSSKRDIKDKELSVVSPTIVPDTFVLPDIPEVITDTDERAKYLVSHYWDRFDFSNADLARRPEITEQAFVDFINILNYVPKANADESLVNTLRSAEADTAMYVHFISLFEKYFYDPNSPFRNEEYYIPVLNEIARSSMLTDVSKSVYKFQLDMVKKNRVGERANNFSYTLASGRSYSLYDLQSEFTILMFSNPGCPTCEAVIAQMAKSAPINNALSRNSANRTMLTILTLYPDQDLDEWLSHLSDLPTGWVHGYDKDLKITNQRLYDIKAIPTIYLLDKDKRVLLKDTSIEAVESFFSVQH; from the coding sequence ATGAGAAATATTTTGTCTTTGTGTTCGTTTACCCTACTTATTGTTATTTTATCTGCTGTTTCATGCTCTTCTGGCAAGGAGTATCAATCTTCTAAAAGAGATATTAAGGATAAGGAATTATCGGTGGTCTCTCCGACAATTGTGCCTGATACATTTGTACTTCCTGATATACCTGAAGTTATAACAGATACGGATGAGCGTGCAAAATATCTTGTAAGTCATTATTGGGACAGGTTTGATTTTAGTAATGCTGATTTAGCCAGACGCCCCGAAATTACTGAACAGGCTTTTGTGGATTTTATCAATATACTGAATTACGTACCAAAGGCAAATGCTGATGAATCGCTTGTGAATACTCTCAGGAGCGCTGAGGCAGATACTGCAATGTATGTACATTTTATTTCGCTTTTTGAAAAGTATTTCTACGATCCTAATTCACCTTTCCGTAATGAGGAGTATTATATCCCTGTGTTGAATGAGATTGCAAGATCTTCGATGTTGACAGATGTTTCAAAATCGGTATACAAATTTCAGCTGGATATGGTAAAGAAGAACAGAGTGGGTGAAAGAGCCAATAATTTCAGCTACACTCTGGCGTCGGGTCGTTCATACTCTTTATATGATCTGCAAAGTGAATTTACTATTCTCATGTTTTCTAATCCGGGATGTCCCACTTGTGAAGCTGTAATTGCGCAGATGGCAAAATCAGCGCCTATAAACAATGCTCTTTCGAGAAATAGTGCTAACAGGACAATGCTTACAATACTTACTCTATATCCTGATCAGGATCTTGATGAGTGGCTGTCGCATCTGTCTGATTTGCCTACTGGATGGGTGCATGGATATGATAAGGATCTAAAGATTACTAATCAGAGATTATACGATATAAAGGCTATTCCTACCATATATTTACTGGATAAAGATAAGAGAGTGTTGTTGAAAGATACTTCAATTGAGGCAGTTGAGTCGTTTTTTTCGGTTCAACATTAA
- a CDS encoding M48 family metallopeptidase, with protein sequence MNVASLSYSLVKSSRKSISIIVHPDGRVVVKAPKRATNGQIHEVLKNRMGWIEKHRKRFEEQRLKNPERKFLSGERHLFLGEEFILRIRKADVNRVMLNCEYIDVECVDESIVEGLMRQWHLSMAKERLPQIVTPVIESFRSIYKVAPARITVKHMRSRWGSCSSRKAVSLNSKLIMTPERCIEYVMVHELCHLIHFNHSENFYSLLAEILPDWKERKKELRSFSLYGY encoded by the coding sequence ATGAACGTTGCTTCTCTGAGTTATTCCCTGGTGAAATCTTCTCGTAAATCGATTAGTATAATTGTGCATCCCGATGGTAGAGTGGTGGTTAAGGCGCCTAAGCGGGCCACTAATGGACAGATACATGAGGTGCTTAAAAATAGAATGGGGTGGATTGAAAAACACAGGAAGAGATTTGAGGAGCAGAGACTTAAGAATCCTGAAAGAAAGTTTTTGAGCGGTGAGAGACATCTTTTTCTGGGGGAGGAGTTTATCCTTCGGATTAGAAAAGCTGATGTTAACAGGGTGATGTTAAATTGTGAGTATATTGATGTTGAGTGTGTCGATGAATCAATAGTTGAGGGATTGATGCGCCAGTGGCATCTCTCTATGGCAAAGGAAAGGCTTCCTCAGATTGTCACACCTGTTATAGAAAGTTTCAGGAGTATATATAAAGTTGCACCTGCCAGAATAACTGTGAAACATATGAGGTCGAGGTGGGGGAGTTGTTCTTCCAGAAAGGCTGTTTCACTAAATAGTAAGCTGATCATGACTCCCGAAAGATGTATTGAGTATGTAATGGTGCATGAGTTGTGTCACCTGATTCATTTTAATCACTCAGAAAACTTCTATTCTCTCCTTGCAGAGATTTTACCCGACTGGAAGGAGAGAAAGAAAGAACTTCGGTCATTTTCACTTTACGGCTACTGA
- a CDS encoding YifB family Mg chelatase-like AAA ATPase yields MLVKVFGAAVQGIDATLITIEVNCSRGIRFLLVGLPDTSVKESHERIVSALEVNGLKFPRKQVVINMSPADIRKEGSAYDLPLAVGILAASESVRTDKLGDYLIMGELSLDGSVLPLRGALPIAIMAKENGFKGLVLPLANAKEAAVVEGLDVYGVSNIREVVDMFNNNELPDVTKVDLDEEFRNSISDYELDFSDVKGQENVKRAIEVAAAGGHNIIMVGPPGSGKSMMAKRVPSILPPFTLDEALETTKIHSVAGRTDLNSSLMFNRPFQTPHHSISNVAMVGGGTNPQPGEISLAHNGILFLDELPEFNRSVLEVLRQPLEDREITISRSKYSVKYPAGFMLVAAMNPCPCGYHNHPDRECVCPAGSVLKYLNKISGPLMDRIDIQIEIVPVPFEKISGRASSEKSSDIRERVIRAREIQRKRFKSVKGVHSNAQMTSRMLHRFAQPDAAGLKLLKTAMERRSLSARAYDRILKVARTIADIDNSENIKPVHIAEAINYRNLDSENWAYK; encoded by the coding sequence ATGCTGGTCAAAGTATTTGGAGCAGCTGTTCAAGGTATAGATGCAACTCTAATCACTATTGAAGTAAACTGCTCTAGAGGTATCCGGTTTCTCCTTGTTGGGTTACCGGATACTTCCGTAAAGGAGAGTCACGAACGTATTGTGTCGGCTCTGGAAGTAAATGGGCTTAAATTCCCTCGCAAACAAGTAGTTATTAATATGTCGCCCGCAGATATCAGGAAAGAGGGTTCGGCGTACGATCTCCCGCTGGCTGTTGGAATCCTGGCAGCTTCTGAGTCTGTGAGAACGGATAAGCTTGGTGATTATCTTATTATGGGTGAGCTTTCGCTTGATGGCTCTGTTCTGCCCCTGCGAGGTGCCTTGCCTATTGCTATAATGGCAAAAGAAAATGGCTTTAAAGGGCTTGTTCTGCCATTGGCGAATGCTAAGGAGGCTGCTGTTGTGGAGGGCCTGGATGTTTATGGTGTCAGCAATATTAGAGAGGTGGTTGATATGTTCAATAACAACGAACTGCCTGATGTAACCAAGGTTGACCTTGATGAGGAATTCAGAAATAGCATATCTGATTATGAGCTTGATTTCTCAGATGTTAAGGGTCAGGAGAATGTAAAAAGAGCAATTGAAGTTGCTGCAGCAGGAGGCCATAATATAATTATGGTTGGTCCCCCTGGATCAGGCAAATCTATGATGGCTAAAAGGGTGCCATCAATTCTACCTCCATTTACTCTGGACGAGGCACTCGAGACAACCAAAATACATAGTGTGGCGGGAAGGACTGATTTGAACTCATCTCTAATGTTTAACCGCCCTTTTCAAACACCTCATCACTCAATCAGTAATGTTGCAATGGTTGGGGGTGGTACTAATCCGCAGCCTGGAGAAATAAGTCTGGCTCACAACGGGATACTGTTTCTGGATGAGCTGCCTGAATTTAATAGGAGTGTTCTTGAGGTGCTGCGTCAACCTCTTGAGGATCGTGAAATTACCATATCAAGATCAAAATACAGTGTTAAATATCCTGCCGGATTTATGCTGGTAGCAGCCATGAATCCTTGTCCCTGCGGCTATCATAATCACCCTGACAGGGAGTGTGTATGTCCTGCCGGCTCTGTTCTTAAGTACCTCAATAAAATATCAGGTCCGCTCATGGATAGAATAGATATACAGATTGAGATTGTTCCTGTACCATTTGAGAAGATATCTGGTAGGGCTTCTTCAGAGAAGAGTTCTGATATAAGAGAGAGGGTTATCAGGGCAAGGGAGATACAACGTAAGAGATTTAAGAGTGTAAAGGGTGTTCATTCTAATGCGCAGATGACAAGCCGGATGCTGCACAGATTTGCACAGCCTGATGCTGCGGGACTGAAGTTGCTCAAAACAGCAATGGAGCGACGATCGCTTTCGGCAAGAGCATACGACCGTATATTAAAGGTTGCCCGTACTATCGCTGATATTGATAACAGTGAGAATATAAAACCCGTTCATATTGCAGAGGCTATAAATTACAGGAATCTGGATAGTGAGAACTGGGCATATAAGTAA
- a CDS encoding TlpA family protein disulfide reductase gives MRYVNFCLIAIFSLVLSSGSVKDAAPSIGYYPGEVIPDIILTDVEGDSYKISDYKGKKVVVNFWASYDAQSRATNVLLYNYLKMNDADATFISVSFDKNKDVIKRTFEMDNLEGISQFCEIDGADSEIYNDFKLNRGFRNYLIDENGVIKAMNFTPDELRSLI, from the coding sequence ATGAGGTACGTGAACTTTTGCCTTATAGCAATATTTTCACTTGTATTATCATCGGGCTCTGTAAAGGATGCTGCTCCATCAATAGGTTATTATCCGGGAGAAGTAATACCTGATATTATTTTAACGGATGTGGAGGGTGATAGTTATAAGATAAGTGATTATAAAGGCAAAAAAGTCGTGGTTAATTTCTGGGCATCATATGACGCCCAATCCAGAGCCACAAATGTTCTTCTGTATAATTATCTTAAGATGAATGATGCAGACGCAACGTTTATATCTGTCAGTTTTGATAAGAACAAAGATGTTATAAAGAGGACTTTTGAAATGGATAACCTCGAAGGAATTTCACAGTTTTGTGAAATTGATGGGGCAGATTCAGAAATCTATAATGATTTTAAGCTGAATCGAGGCTTCCGAAATTACTTAATAGACGAAAACGGAGTTATAAAAGCGATGAATTTCACTCCGGATGAACTAAGAAGTTTGATTTAA
- a CDS encoding thioredoxin-like domain-containing protein — protein sequence MSRLFIGIIICVSILLTITCSRGDGTVIKGEITSLDYPYLLATYLSSDTLVIDTIPVNSTGGFSYNVDIDSLTTFTIYMNNYESAAVVYADKNQKLKVVGDAKLPDLIRVNGNEINDDLTLFKKQNQDLLKQRGQLLFNFNISGDSDSIQFNTLNRNDDIASMNLLNHELTLRAEEYIRENPTKLSSLVLISNFFMNSDTPLALERVLGYIEGDIKETRIAKRLYAYSEKVNRSAEGAIIPYFQLHDLKGDTINSYDYKGKYLLLSFVSSSGIESRETIELLKNEYEKLDSSKVEFVSVYIDSDIYPVDYPQQDSIPWTIVPEKRSWGSDIVDLLNVQYIPFNILVKPDGVIMERNVPSQEVAEVINKSLDN from the coding sequence ATGTCCAGGCTATTTATAGGCATAATTATTTGTGTATCAATACTACTAACTATCACATGCAGTAGGGGAGATGGAACTGTCATTAAAGGTGAAATAACCAGTCTTGACTATCCTTATCTTCTTGCTACATATCTTTCTTCTGATACGCTGGTAATTGATACTATACCGGTTAATAGCACTGGAGGGTTCTCTTATAATGTTGATATAGATTCACTGACTACATTCACTATCTATATGAATAACTATGAGAGTGCTGCTGTAGTTTATGCTGACAAGAACCAAAAATTAAAAGTTGTTGGTGATGCTAAATTGCCTGATCTGATAAGAGTTAACGGTAATGAAATCAATGATGATCTTACTCTGTTCAAGAAGCAAAACCAGGATCTGCTGAAACAGCGAGGTCAATTGCTTTTCAATTTCAATATAAGTGGTGATTCGGATTCTATACAGTTTAATACTTTAAACAGAAATGATGATATCGCTAGCATGAACCTGCTGAATCATGAACTAACTTTAAGGGCAGAGGAGTATATACGTGAAAATCCTACAAAACTATCCAGTCTTGTGCTTATAAGTAATTTCTTTATGAACAGCGATACTCCATTAGCACTGGAGAGGGTTTTGGGATATATTGAGGGTGATATAAAAGAGACGCGAATTGCAAAACGATTATATGCATATTCCGAGAAGGTGAACCGCTCTGCAGAAGGTGCAATAATTCCATATTTTCAGTTGCACGATCTAAAGGGTGATACTATAAATTCTTATGATTACAAAGGTAAATACCTGCTTCTTTCATTTGTTTCCTCTTCAGGAATTGAGTCACGGGAAACAATTGAGCTTCTGAAAAATGAGTATGAAAAGCTCGATAGCAGCAAGGTTGAATTTGTTTCTGTATATATTGATTCAGATATTTACCCTGTAGATTATCCTCAACAAGATTCGATACCCTGGACAATAGTTCCCGAAAAAAGAAGCTGGGGATCTGATATAGTTGATTTGTTAAATGTGCAGTATATACCATTTAACATACTTGTTAAACCTGACGGTGTTATAATGGAGAGGAATGTTCCTTCCCAGGAGGTTGCTGAGGTAATCAACAAATCATTAGATAATTAA
- a CDS encoding M15 family metallopeptidase, giving the protein MRLQNLFFLIFLIILSCNNNRRDSATPADIHADSTAEDLQNIIQEPVLPDTIIDASYTFDEAVEYSEAPEEIISQLELVDVYYISTDGKIHKGQVVTNRQIANDIKEIFSFMLDEGFVIEKAIPIVKYGWNDSLSMADNNSYSFCYRNISYSKHATGMAIDINPRFNPLRWKNIDRPNTPAGAVLDTTVNGTLYPGHIVANEFRRLGFRWGHTFTKYYDDHHFEKR; this is encoded by the coding sequence ATGAGACTCCAAAATCTTTTCTTCCTGATTTTCTTAATCATTCTATCCTGTAACAATAATAGAAGAGATTCAGCGACCCCTGCAGATATCCATGCAGATTCCACTGCAGAGGATCTACAAAATATTATACAGGAACCTGTGCTACCCGACACAATAATAGATGCAAGCTATACTTTTGATGAAGCAGTAGAGTATTCAGAAGCACCCGAAGAAATAATCAGTCAGCTTGAACTGGTTGATGTATATTACATATCCACTGATGGCAAGATTCACAAAGGGCAGGTGGTTACTAACCGACAAATCGCCAATGATATAAAAGAGATTTTCAGCTTCATGTTAGATGAGGGATTTGTAATTGAAAAAGCAATACCAATAGTAAAATATGGCTGGAATGATAGTCTATCTATGGCTGACAACAACAGCTATAGCTTCTGCTATAGAAACATATCCTATTCAAAACATGCCACAGGAATGGCAATTGATATAAATCCAAGATTCAATCCACTCAGATGGAAAAACATAGACAGACCAAACACTCCAGCCGGAGCGGTGTTGGACACAACTGTCAACGGCACACTATACCCCGGCCACATAGTTGCAAATGAGTTCCGCAGGTTAGGATTCAGGTGGGGACATACCTTCACTAAATACTATGATGATCATCACTTCGAGAAAAGGTGA